Proteins encoded within one genomic window of Mesobacillus subterraneus:
- a CDS encoding competence protein ComK, with amino-acid sequence MTGNTGNTGNTGNTGNTGNTGNTGNTGNTGNTGNTRNLVEEYEINPFTMIIIPEEYGSRVYSRVIELEEEYLSPFRPIDIIKKSCKYFGSSYEGRKEGTKQLTGITHKTPIIVDPISSIYFMPTSSPTKPDCIWVSHEHVLFHKKVDSHSTQVTFRNKKSMILPVSHHSFENQLLRTSLLRTKFMQRMKETERKALYLLHGPRFNDSQGYPHASLVSEVYRD; translated from the coding sequence ATGACAGGAAACACAGGAAACACAGGAAACACAGGAAACACAGGAAACACAGGAAACACAGGAAACACAGGAAACACAGGAAACACAGGAAACACAGGAAACACAAGGAACTTAGTCGAAGAGTACGAAATAAATCCTTTTACCATGATAATTATTCCTGAAGAATACGGCAGCAGGGTTTACTCCAGGGTGATCGAGCTGGAGGAGGAGTATTTATCCCCATTCAGACCAATAGATATTATCAAAAAAAGCTGCAAGTATTTTGGAAGCAGCTACGAAGGCAGAAAGGAAGGAACGAAACAGCTTACCGGGATCACCCATAAAACCCCCATCATTGTCGACCCTATAAGCTCCATATATTTCATGCCTACAAGCTCGCCTACAAAACCGGACTGCATATGGGTTTCACATGAGCATGTATTATTCCATAAGAAGGTGGACTCCCACAGTACACAGGTTACCTTCAGGAATAAGAAATCCATGATTCTGCCAGTATCCCATCATTCATTTGAAAACCAACTGCTAAGGACATCCCTGCTGCGCACCAAATTCATGCAGCGGATGAAAGAAACCGAACGAAAAGCACTATACCTTCTTCATGGTCCAAGGTTCAATGATTCACAAGGATATCCTCATGCCAGTCTCGTCAGTGAGGTATATAGGGATTAA
- a CDS encoding S9 family peptidase, translated as MEKRFIKAEDLFELKSVTDPQLSPDGKKCVFVQTEMLGIKNDYASNLYIIDIGEGGEPKQWTYGEGRNHSPRWSPDGTKLAFVSNRSGKNQIFVLDAAGGEARQATDFRNGANGPVWSPDGERIACSVSLKPNEDLLAKEEEKKDEGKLEPFVAQEMKYKSDAAGFWDGKYKQTDIVNLTDGKAELVAKGESDYLLQCWSPDGKSLVLAADESPERDFSFKSDLWLMDIGTGHKTKLTNGNGYFGNAVFSPDGKYLGYTGHEREFENATLTQVWIQELETGNIQCVTENMDILVGDAVAADFHQGAHSPGLIWGEDSESFYFLATDQGNTALYFANLAGEVYPALLDEQHVYGYTLDRKNQRIVAAISNPVLPGELFQLEVTTGEIKQLTSVNEKVMESVTLSRPEQISFEASDSTQLNGWIIKPAGYEEGKKYPLILEIHGGPHAMYANSYFNEFQVLAAEGYGVLFINPRGSHGYGQHFVNAVRGDYGGGDYQDVMDAVEYALEKYDFIDKDRLGVTGGSYGGFMTNWIVGHTDKFKAAVTQRSISNWISFYGVSDIGYYFTEWQIQADLSDLETLWKHSPIAYVDKINTPLLILHSEKDYRCPIEQAEQLFIALKRQGKETKFIRFPESNHELSRSGKPNLRLARLASIVDWFNSHL; from the coding sequence ATGGAAAAACGATTTATTAAAGCTGAAGATTTATTTGAATTAAAGTCCGTTACGGACCCTCAGTTATCACCAGATGGAAAGAAGTGTGTATTTGTCCAGACAGAGATGCTGGGGATAAAGAATGATTATGCCTCTAATTTATACATAATTGACATTGGAGAAGGCGGCGAGCCGAAGCAATGGACTTACGGTGAAGGTCGCAACCATTCCCCAAGATGGTCACCGGATGGAACGAAGCTGGCTTTCGTTTCGAACCGCAGCGGCAAGAACCAGATATTTGTGCTGGATGCTGCTGGCGGCGAAGCAAGGCAAGCTACTGATTTCAGGAATGGTGCGAATGGTCCCGTCTGGTCTCCGGATGGAGAAAGGATCGCCTGCTCCGTATCCTTGAAACCTAATGAAGATTTGCTTGCAAAAGAGGAGGAAAAGAAGGATGAAGGGAAGCTTGAACCGTTCGTAGCACAGGAAATGAAATATAAATCAGATGCAGCTGGGTTCTGGGACGGAAAATACAAGCAGACAGACATCGTGAATCTTACAGATGGCAAGGCTGAATTAGTGGCAAAAGGCGAATCAGACTACCTTCTGCAGTGCTGGTCTCCTGACGGCAAAAGTCTCGTTTTGGCGGCTGATGAGTCACCTGAACGCGACTTTTCGTTCAAAAGTGATTTATGGCTGATGGATATCGGAACAGGGCACAAAACTAAGCTCACAAACGGTAATGGGTACTTCGGCAATGCAGTTTTCTCACCTGACGGAAAATACCTTGGCTATACTGGGCATGAGAGAGAGTTTGAGAATGCAACGTTAACCCAGGTTTGGATACAGGAGCTCGAGACTGGAAATATCCAATGTGTCACAGAGAATATGGATATCCTTGTTGGAGACGCTGTTGCTGCAGATTTCCATCAGGGAGCTCACAGCCCTGGATTGATCTGGGGGGAAGATAGTGAGAGCTTCTATTTCCTTGCGACCGACCAGGGAAATACTGCTTTATACTTTGCAAACCTTGCTGGGGAAGTGTATCCAGCACTTCTTGATGAGCAGCATGTATATGGGTACACACTGGACCGTAAAAACCAGAGAATTGTCGCAGCGATCAGCAATCCAGTTCTCCCGGGGGAACTGTTCCAGCTTGAGGTGACCACTGGAGAAATAAAACAACTGACCTCTGTAAATGAAAAGGTTATGGAGTCGGTCACTTTATCGCGGCCAGAGCAAATATCTTTCGAGGCCAGTGACAGCACACAATTAAATGGCTGGATCATAAAGCCGGCCGGATATGAAGAAGGTAAGAAGTATCCGCTCATTCTCGAGATTCATGGGGGACCGCATGCCATGTATGCTAACTCGTATTTCAATGAGTTCCAGGTCCTGGCGGCAGAAGGGTACGGAGTCCTCTTCATTAATCCACGCGGCAGCCATGGCTACGGGCAGCACTTCGTCAATGCTGTGAGAGGTGATTATGGCGGCGGAGATTACCAGGATGTGATGGACGCGGTCGAGTACGCGCTGGAGAAATACGATTTCATTGATAAGGATCGGTTAGGAGTGACCGGCGGCAGCTATGGCGGATTCATGACAAACTGGATAGTCGGACACACTGACAAATTCAAGGCAGCCGTCACTCAGCGTTCTATATCAAACTGGATCAGTTTTTATGGCGTCAGTGACATCGGGTATTATTTTACAGAATGGCAGATTCAGGCTGACCTAAGCGATCTTGAAACATTGTGGAAGCATTCACCTATCGCCTATGTGGATAAGATCAATACACCATTATTGATTCTTCACAGCGAAAAGGACTATCGCTGCCCAATCGAACAGGCAGAACAGCTATTCATCGCCTTGAAGAGACAGGGAAAAGAAACGAAGTTTATCCGATTCCCAGAATCCAACCATGAGCTCTCAAGAAGCGGAAAGCCTAATCTCCGTCTAGCCCGCTTGGCATCAATCGTCGATTGGTTCAATAGCCATTTGTAA
- a CDS encoding IDEAL domain-containing protein — translation MKEKPYSEIMKASVMKRIKAKESFVLDLYVDMLISEIQLNTRKEKLMTKIDKAIDEKDKILFLTLTEELKDLNKQFGT, via the coding sequence GTGAAAGAAAAACCGTATTCTGAAATCATGAAGGCCAGTGTGATGAAACGCATTAAAGCCAAGGAATCTTTTGTTCTGGACCTGTATGTTGACATGCTTATTTCCGAAATTCAGCTGAATACCAGGAAAGAAAAATTGATGACGAAAATTGATAAAGCAATCGATGAAAAAGACAAAATCCTGTTTTTAACTCTGACGGAAGAATTGAAAGATCTCAACAAACAATTCGGCACTTAG